The Arcobacter sp. LA11 genome includes a region encoding these proteins:
- a CDS encoding DUF523 and DUF1722 domain-containing protein, with translation MKIGISSCLLGTMCRYDGGHSRDKFILEQLSTYFDFIPFCPEKMIFTTPREAIRLTKKDGELKVKTSSTNVDVTKKVSDISKELANQIQEDELCGFIFKSKSPTCGMERVKIYPENKSGQSENTGVGIFANEVKQKYPLLPTEEEGRLADAWLRENFLMQIFSYKHIFEFLKSSPSFKDLVEFHTTYKYLIYAKSHNSYKYLGNIVANHGKKPLNIVLEEYKYTFLETISQKGTISNTYNVLLHIFGYFKKLITKEEKEEILESIDDFKNEIIPLIAVIKLLNLYTRRFDIEYLKSQKFLNPYPKELALRSTIKAYK, from the coding sequence ATGAAAATAGGAATATCTTCTTGCCTTCTAGGTACTATGTGTAGATACGACGGTGGTCATTCAAGAGATAAGTTCATTTTAGAACAGCTTAGTACTTATTTTGACTTTATACCCTTTTGTCCAGAGAAAATGATTTTCACAACTCCTAGAGAAGCCATTAGGCTTACAAAAAAAGATGGTGAATTAAAAGTAAAAACATCTAGCACAAATGTTGATGTCACAAAAAAAGTAAGTGATATCTCGAAAGAGTTAGCAAACCAAATTCAAGAAGATGAATTATGTGGATTTATATTTAAATCAAAATCACCAACCTGTGGTATGGAAAGAGTAAAAATTTATCCTGAAAATAAAAGTGGACAAAGTGAAAATACAGGAGTAGGAATTTTTGCAAATGAAGTAAAACAAAAATATCCACTTTTACCCACTGAAGAAGAAGGAAGATTAGCCGATGCATGGCTTAGAGAAAATTTTCTTATGCAAATATTCTCATACAAACATATATTTGAGTTTTTAAAATCAAGTCCCTCTTTTAAAGATTTAGTTGAATTTCATACTACTTATAAATATCTTATATATGCTAAATCTCATAACTCATATAAATACCTTGGAAATATAGTTGCAAACCATGGTAAAAAACCTTTAAATATAGTTTTAGAAGAATACAAATATACCTTTTTAGAAACAATATCTCAAAAAGGAACAATTTCAAATACATACAATGTATTACTACACATCTTCGGCTATTTTAAAAAATTAATTACAAAAGAAGAAAAGGAAGAAATTTTAGAGTCAATTGATGATTTTAAAAATGAAATTATTCCATTAATTGCTGTTATAAAACTTTTAAATTTATATACAAGAAGATTTGATATAGAGTATTTAAAATCACAAAAGTTTTTAAATCCATATCCCAAGGAGTTGGCTCTTCGTTCAACTATAAAGGCATATAAATGA
- a CDS encoding deoxyribodipyrimidine photo-lyase, translating to MSQILWFRRDLRITDNAILSNAKDKVLPIFIFDKNILNKFPKDDKRVSFLYKSVLNLKKELKAINLDLAIFYDKPINVFKALKNFGLKEILCSCDFDDYAKQRDKEIEKVLPISRLLDSFILNPNEHLKADKTPYKVFTPFYKSLNIITQANSIENFKRNENLEKIKFEYNYIPTLKDMNFEAQELPSFLNKSAYELLEEFKEKIKDYKYDRDFFYKDATSKISIHLRFGLISPKEVFNYFKSIENLDSQFFIRELFWREFYNYILFHFPDSENENFNNLKIKWNEDEKLFQKWCDGQTGVPIIDAAMRHLNKTGMMHNRLRMIVASFLTKNLFIDWKKGEQYFALKLLDYEASSNIGSWQWSASTGADASPYFRVFNPYIQSKKFDKEGIFIKSIIPELKNLDSKLLHIENGASSNLFINYPKSIVDISYSRKQAIEKFKRAKNENF from the coding sequence ATGAGTCAAATCCTTTGGTTTAGAAGAGATTTAAGAATCACTGATAATGCCATATTGTCAAATGCAAAAGACAAAGTGTTACCTATTTTTATATTTGATAAAAATATTTTAAATAAATTTCCTAAAGATGACAAAAGAGTTAGCTTTTTATATAAATCAGTTTTAAATTTAAAAAAAGAATTAAAAGCTATAAATTTAGATCTAGCAATCTTTTATGATAAACCAATAAATGTATTTAAAGCTCTTAAAAATTTTGGATTAAAAGAGATACTATGCTCTTGTGATTTTGATGATTATGCAAAACAAAGAGATAAAGAGATTGAAAAGGTATTGCCTATTAGTAGACTTTTAGACTCTTTTATTTTAAACCCAAATGAGCATCTAAAAGCTGATAAAACTCCATACAAAGTATTTACTCCTTTTTATAAATCTCTAAATATTATTACTCAAGCAAATAGTATTGAAAATTTTAAAAGAAATGAGAATTTAGAAAAAATCAAATTTGAATATAACTATATTCCAACACTAAAAGATATGAACTTTGAAGCACAAGAACTGCCATCTTTTTTAAATAAAAGTGCTTATGAACTATTAGAAGAGTTTAAAGAAAAAATAAAAGATTATAAATACGATAGAGACTTTTTTTATAAAGATGCCACATCAAAAATATCTATTCATCTAAGATTTGGATTGATATCACCAAAAGAAGTATTTAACTATTTTAAATCAATAGAAAATTTAGATAGCCAGTTTTTTATAAGAGAACTATTTTGGAGAGAGTTTTATAACTATATACTATTTCATTTTCCAGATTCTGAAAATGAAAACTTCAATAATCTAAAAATCAAATGGAATGAAGATGAAAAACTTTTTCAAAAATGGTGTGATGGTCAAACAGGAGTTCCTATAATAGATGCAGCAATGAGACATCTAAACAAAACTGGAATGATGCATAATAGACTTCGTATGATAGTTGCATCATTTTTAACAAAGAATCTATTTATAGATTGGAAAAAAGGAGAACAATATTTTGCACTAAAACTTCTAGATTATGAAGCTAGTTCAAATATAGGCTCTTGGCAGTGGAGCGCAAGTACAGGAGCTGATGCAAGTCCTTATTTTAGAGTTTTCAATCCATATATCCAATCAAAAAAATTTGATAAAGAAGGAATATTTATAAAAAGTATAATACCAGAATTGAAAAACTTAGACTCAAAACTTTTACATATAGAAAATGGTGCTTCATCAAATTTATTTATTAATTATCCTAAAAGTATTGTTGATATTTCATATTCTAGAAAACAAGCAATCGAAAAATTTAAAAGAGCTAAAAATGAAAACTTCTGA